The Flavobacterium sp. 140616W15 sequence TTTGTGGGGATTTTATTTTCATTAGGATCATCAAATGCAATTGCCAATATGGTTGCTGGGTTAGTTATTACTTATATGCGACCATTTAAAATTGGGGATTTTATAAAAATAGGTGATGTGAGTGGGGAAGTAATAGAGAAAACGGCTTTAGTGACGCGTATGAGAACGCCAAAATTTGAAGACATTACTATACCAAACGCAACCGTTTTGTCGAGTACATCGATTAATTATTCGGCAAATACAAAAGAAGATGCTAAAGGATTGATCGTTCATTCTGCCGTTACTATTGGGTATGATGTGCCATGGCCAGCTGTACACAAAGCCTTAATTAATGCAGCATTAAAAGCAGATTTTATTGAAAGTGTTCCGGCTCCATTTGTTTTACAAACAGGTTTAGATGATTTTTATGTGTGTTATGAAATAAATGCGTATACCAAAGAGCCTCAGAAACAGCCTGCAATTTATTCTTCGTTGCATCAAAATATTCAAGATAGTTTTAACGAAGCAGGTATCGAAATAATGTCACCACATTACAAGGCGCTTCGTGACGGAAACAAAACAACTATACCTGAAGAATATTTAGGTAATAATTACGAAACTCCCACGTTTAATATTAAAAACAAGTTGTAATTTATTGTTTAGGAGTAGTTTATTGAAAAAAGACAATTGATTAATATGTAATAAATCTTTTGATATGATGCTTTATATTAGCGAATTAATTTTATTTAGTGTTTTATGATGAAAGACTAATCGCAAAATCACTAAAAGTGGGTATTGTTTAATTTGTTATTCTGAACTAATTTTGCTTTCTGAATTATTCCGAAATAAATTATTAAAGTAAATAGCTAAAAATAATTTTAATTTATGATTATGAAAAGCCCACAATTTACTCAAGAAGAAAGTTTAAAAATATTCTCAAATATAATTTCAAATAAGATTCATAACGGTTTTATTTTAGAAGAGAGAAATGATGAAATGCTCTTTGCTGTTTTGTCAAAAGGAGAAAGAGTGGTTGATCATAGTTTTAATTTCCTTATTTGTTGTCTAACATTTGGATTATGGTCTGTTGCTTGGTTGTATTTAACCATAGAATCATCTAAAAACAAAAAAATATTGGTTGCCATCGATGAAGATGGGATTCCTTTTGAAGATAAATGTTATCACGAATAAGTTACTATTACAATTTTTCTTTTAAGTAGATACCTGTTATAGATTTTTTTATCTTTACTATATCTTCAGGTATTCCTTCTGCTAATAATTCCCCACCATTTTCTCCACCTTCTGGGCCTAAATCAATTATCCAATCGGCACATTTTATAAGGTCAAGATTGTGTTCTATTACAATTATAGAATGCCCTTTATCTATCAATGCGTCAAATGAAGCTAATAATTTCTTGATATCGTGAAAGTGAAGCCCAGTTGTAGGTTCATCAAAAACAAATAGTGCTTTGTCTTTTGTAGCGCCTTTAACTAAGAATGAAGCTAGTTTAATACGTTGAGCTTCACCACCAGAAAGGGTAGAAGAGGATTGTCCTAATTGTACATATCCTAAACCAACATCTTGTAATGGCTGTAATTTTTGAGTAATTTTAGTTTGATTGTTTACAGAAAAGAAACTAATTGCATCATCAATAGTCATGGTTAGGACATCATTGATGTTTTTATGATCAAAAGTAATTTCTAAAACTTCTTTTTTGAAACGTTTACCCCCACAAGTTTCACATGGTAATTGCACATCGGCCATAAAAACCATTTCAACGTTAATAGAGCCTTCTCCTTTGCAGGTTTCGCATCTTCCACCATCTACATTAAATGAAAAATGTTTGGCTTGATAACCTCTTATTTTTGATAGTTTCTCTTTAGCATATAGTTCTCTGATATCATCATAAGCTTTTATGTAAGTTACGGGATTAGAACGAGAACTTCTTCCGATAGGATTTTGATCTACATATTCAATATGTTTTATTTGCGAAAAAGATCCTTTTATTTCGGTAAACTGACCTGCTTTTTCAGCTGGGTTGTCTAACTTTTTCTGAATAGCAGGAAATAGAATCTTTTTAACAAGCGTGCTTTTTCCACTACCAGAAACGCCAGTAATTACAGTTAAAACATCTAGTGGAAATGTAACGTCAATGTTCTTAAGGTTATTTTCCCGCGCACCAATAACTTGTATGTGGTTCTTAGATTTTCGTCGGTGTTTAGGAACCGCTATTTCTAAATCACCATTAAGGTATTTAGCAGTTAATGAAGACGATTTTAATATTTCGTCATATGTTCCCTGAGCAACTAATTCTCCTCCAAATGTTCCTGCTTCAGGTCCAATATCTATAATCATATCGGCGGCTTTCATGATGTCTTCATCATGCTCTACAACAATTACGGTATTGCCTAAATCACGAAGAGATAGTAATACTTTGATCAATCGTTCAGAGTCTTTTGGGTGCAAACCAATACTTGGTTCATCAAGGATGTACATAGAACCCACTAAGCTACTTCCGAGAGAAGTTGCTAAATTGATACGTTGTGATTCTCCTCCAGAAAGAGTCGAAGAATTTCGATTTAAGGTAAGGTAAGAAAGTCCAACTTCGGTCAAAAAGGATAATCTATTATTGATTTCGACTAGCAATCGTTTTGCGATTTGTTTCTCGTAAACATTCAGTTCTATTTTGTTGAAGAAAGTAACTAAATGTTGAATTGGTAAATCGACCAAATCAGAAACAGTTTTGTCGTTTATTTTTACATAAGAAGCTTCTATTCTTAGACGCTTTCCTTTACAAACGTGGCATTTTGTTTTTCCACGGTAACGTGAAAGCATTACTCTATTCTGTATTTTGTAATTTTTCTCTTCCAGCTCTTTGAAGAAATCATTTAGACCTTCAAAGTATTGATTTCCTTTCCAGATTAATTCTTTGTGTTCTTCGCTTAATTGGAAGTAAGGTTTGTGTATAGGGAAATCGAATTTATGGGAGTTATTGACCAATTGATCGCGAAACCAGCTCATGCTTTCACCACGCCAAGGATAAATAGCATTCTCATATACAGATAAAGAAGTGTTTGGAATTACTAAATCGGCATCGATACCAATAATATTTCCATATCCTTCGCAAGCAGGACAAGCTCCATATGGATTATTAAAACTGAATAAATGCGGATTAGGTTCTAAAAATGTGATTCCATCTAATTCAAAATTATTAGAGTAACTGAATCTTTTATTTGTTTTTAGTTCTTGTAAAAAACAAATTCCTTTTCCTTCAAAAAAAGCAGTTTGAACAGCATCTGAAAGACGATTGTAGAATTCTTCTTCTTCTTTTACAACGATTCTGTCTATAATTAATAAAATTTCCTGTTTCTTTTTTGTATTAAGTGAAGTTGCAAATTCATCTAAACGAACCATTTCGTTATCAATTAAAATACGTGCAAATCCTTGTTGTAGTAAAACATTAAGTTTGTCTTCTAGTTTTCTTCCTTTTTCAAGATGAATAGGAGCAAGAAGTAACCACTTACTGTCTAGCTCGAAGCTTTTTACATCAGTAACGACATCGGTAACGGTATTTTTTTTGACTTCTTGACCAGAAATAGGAGAATATGTACGGCCAATTCTTGCAAAAAGTAATTTTACATAATCGTAAATCTCTGTAGAAGTTCCTACTGTTGAACGGGCATTGGTGGTGTTTACTTTTTGCTCAATAGCAATTGCCGGAGCAATTCCTTTTATGTATTCGACTTTTGGTTTGTCTAAACGACCTAAAAATTGACGCGCATATGATGATAAGCTCTCTACATAGCGACGTTGCCCTTCGGCATACAAAGTATCAAATGCTAAACTTGATTTCCCTGAACCCGAAAGTCCAGTAATAACAACAAGTTTATTTCTTGGGATGGCAACATCTACATTTTTTAAGTTATGTACTTGAGCACCTTTAATGATGATGTTTTTCTTTGGGTCGAGTGTAGAAAGGTCAATTTGCATAC is a genomic window containing:
- the uvrA gene encoding excinuclease ABC subunit UvrA, producing MQIDLSTLDPKKNIIIKGAQVHNLKNVDVAIPRNKLVVITGLSGSGKSSLAFDTLYAEGQRRYVESLSSYARQFLGRLDKPKVEYIKGIAPAIAIEQKVNTTNARSTVGTSTEIYDYVKLLFARIGRTYSPISGQEVKKNTVTDVVTDVKSFELDSKWLLLAPIHLEKGRKLEDKLNVLLQQGFARILIDNEMVRLDEFATSLNTKKKQEILLIIDRIVVKEEEEFYNRLSDAVQTAFFEGKGICFLQELKTNKRFSYSNNFELDGITFLEPNPHLFSFNNPYGACPACEGYGNIIGIDADLVIPNTSLSVYENAIYPWRGESMSWFRDQLVNNSHKFDFPIHKPYFQLSEEHKELIWKGNQYFEGLNDFFKELEEKNYKIQNRVMLSRYRGKTKCHVCKGKRLRIEASYVKINDKTVSDLVDLPIQHLVTFFNKIELNVYEKQIAKRLLVEINNRLSFLTEVGLSYLTLNRNSSTLSGGESQRINLATSLGSSLVGSMYILDEPSIGLHPKDSERLIKVLLSLRDLGNTVIVVEHDEDIMKAADMIIDIGPEAGTFGGELVAQGTYDEILKSSSLTAKYLNGDLEIAVPKHRRKSKNHIQVIGARENNLKNIDVTFPLDVLTVITGVSGSGKSTLVKKILFPAIQKKLDNPAEKAGQFTEIKGSFSQIKHIEYVDQNPIGRSSRSNPVTYIKAYDDIRELYAKEKLSKIRGYQAKHFSFNVDGGRCETCKGEGSINVEMVFMADVQLPCETCGGKRFKKEVLEITFDHKNINDVLTMTIDDAISFFSVNNQTKITQKLQPLQDVGLGYVQLGQSSSTLSGGEAQRIKLASFLVKGATKDKALFVFDEPTTGLHFHDIKKLLASFDALIDKGHSIIVIEHNLDLIKCADWIIDLGPEGGENGGELLAEGIPEDIVKIKKSITGIYLKEKL